One Tunturibacter gelidoferens genomic region harbors:
- a CDS encoding SBBP repeat-containing protein: MSFRALRFISSAFIFLTALSAIASGTSRSNISLPLTFEENKGQAPRQYLFLSRYNQIEAMFLPDGVDFSLPQTKNRSQHLGLRLVGSNAKTRIRSFEQAEGRSNYLLGSDPSRWIQGVPNYSRLKYEGVYSDIDLVFYGNSDKLEHDFQLAAGANPSRIAFEFEAVSKASLSKKGDLQLHLDEGVLVLDKPVAYQMTSTGRNVVDAAYVIGRNGVIQFKIGRYDHTLPLVIDPALSYSTYLDKLSLGVTAIAVDGAGSTYIAGYTFSSSYPATSGAFQSVCTACPNGPTVFVTKLNSTGTADVYSTFIGGSAYNQPFGLAVDANGDAVVVGYTHSTDFPVKNPIDSGTVGTGTQFGFISSLSPDGSTLNYSSLLGGGSQAFQSSTTIANAVAIDANGNAYVTGTTDSPVFPTTPGALNSGTPQYLASIAFVSKFVPTGTLAYSALIGNVEPQNGGGGLIGVEAIAVDPQGSAYITGVRERYGLQLRTHMRPRYPAPRLSEGFL, encoded by the coding sequence ATGAGCTTTCGGGCCTTGCGTTTTATTTCTTCTGCCTTCATTTTTCTGACAGCCCTTTCAGCTATTGCGTCGGGAACCTCGCGTTCCAACATCTCCCTACCACTGACTTTTGAAGAGAACAAGGGCCAGGCACCTCGGCAATACCTTTTTCTCTCTCGCTACAATCAGATTGAAGCGATGTTTCTTCCTGACGGAGTGGATTTCTCGCTTCCGCAAACGAAGAACAGGTCTCAGCATCTGGGTCTCAGACTTGTCGGGTCAAATGCGAAAACTCGAATCAGATCGTTCGAGCAAGCCGAGGGGCGGAGCAACTATTTGTTGGGGTCTGATCCTTCCCGCTGGATTCAAGGTGTTCCCAACTATTCACGCCTCAAATATGAAGGTGTTTATTCCGATATTGACCTCGTCTTCTACGGCAATTCAGATAAGCTCGAACATGACTTTCAGCTTGCTGCGGGTGCTAATCCCTCCAGGATTGCTTTTGAATTTGAAGCAGTGAGCAAAGCAAGTCTCTCGAAGAAAGGCGATCTACAGCTCCATCTTGACGAGGGTGTTCTCGTTCTGGATAAACCCGTCGCCTATCAAATGACATCGACTGGCCGAAACGTGGTAGATGCTGCCTACGTGATCGGTCGCAATGGCGTGATTCAATTCAAGATCGGACGGTATGATCATACGTTGCCGTTGGTCATTGATCCTGCATTAAGTTATTCCACTTATCTTGATAAGCTTTCGCTCGGTGTTACCGCCATCGCGGTTGACGGAGCAGGATCAACGTATATTGCCGGATACACTTTCTCTTCTTCCTATCCCGCCACGTCCGGTGCTTTTCAGAGCGTTTGTACAGCCTGCCCTAACGGGCCTACCGTATTTGTTACTAAACTAAACTCAACTGGAACGGCTGATGTCTACTCGACTTTCATTGGGGGAAGTGCCTATAACCAGCCTTTCGGGTTGGCGGTTGATGCCAACGGGGATGCGGTCGTTGTCGGCTATACCCATTCAACTGATTTCCCGGTCAAGAATCCGATTGATTCCGGAACCGTGGGCACCGGTACTCAGTTTGGCTTCATCTCCTCTCTGAGTCCGGACGGAAGTACCCTTAACTATTCAAGCCTACTGGGCGGTGGCAGCCAGGCGTTTCAATCCTCCACAACAATTGCGAATGCCGTTGCGATCGATGCAAATGGGAATGCCTACGTTACGGGGACGACGGACTCACCGGTATTTCCGACCACGCCGGGCGCCTTGAATTCGGGAACTCCTCAGTATCTAGCGTCTATTGCTTTTGTTTCGAAGTTTGTTCCGACAGGTACGCTCGCCTACAGTGCGCTGATCGGCAACGTTGAGCCGCAAAATGGCGGTGGAGGCTTGATCGGAGTAGAGGCAATAGCAGTTGACCCGCAGGGAAGCGCCTATATTACCGGAGTGCGGGAACGCTATGGCCTACAACTGCGAACGCATATGCGACCCAGATACCCGGCTCCACGCCTTTCAGAGGGGTTTTTGTAA
- a CDS encoding choice-of-anchor D domain-containing protein, with protein sequence MKSLGLTGTIAFPLIGYPDVTNLVRWGSNGFAFIAAGPGLTDQELYLGRSSIITIQAVNAVPALAGLSPSSATTGGGAFTLTLNGSNFLTGSTVSWNGSMLAVTYVSSTQLTASVPASDLAQSGTAQVTVTNPAPGGGTSSTQVFTIMAAIPQFASSTTSVTFGSISLGTSSAAQAITLTNSGTAVLSISGVAASGDFSQTNTCVGTLAVSATCQVSIVFTPTVVGQRTGTLTLSDNATGSPQTVTLSGAGVQPLTLGVGTGGSTTTTVTGGQTATYNLSLSGSPGFSGTVALTCSGAPQNATCSIVPSTVTLPGGGSANFAVTVSTSAQTAYLEARSNTIVAGLGLFSLFTAPIFLLIRKRLPTRKWTSTQIQMLCAASALLITLTACSGGSKGSSQPVSPAVTPPGTYALSVTAVAGNTTVSQKLTLVVQ encoded by the coding sequence ATGAAGTCGCTCGGACTTACCGGGACGATTGCGTTTCCGCTCATCGGGTATCCTGATGTCACAAATCTTGTTCGTTGGGGATCGAATGGATTCGCGTTCATTGCTGCAGGTCCCGGGCTTACAGATCAGGAGCTCTACCTCGGGCGCAGCAGCATCATCACAATTCAAGCAGTAAACGCTGTCCCCGCACTGGCAGGGTTATCGCCTTCCTCCGCGACTACTGGCGGCGGAGCTTTTACGCTCACCCTGAACGGCAGCAACTTCCTTACTGGCTCAACTGTTTCCTGGAACGGAAGCATGCTGGCGGTGACGTATGTAAGCAGCACCCAACTCACTGCGTCAGTACCCGCCTCCGATTTAGCTCAAAGCGGAACCGCTCAGGTCACGGTGACGAATCCAGCTCCAGGTGGTGGGACCTCCTCTACTCAGGTCTTCACCATCATGGCAGCGATCCCTCAATTCGCCTCTTCAACTACGTCGGTGACTTTTGGCAGCATCTCTCTGGGAACGTCCAGTGCTGCTCAGGCGATCACTCTGACCAACAGTGGAACAGCTGTCTTGAGTATCTCCGGTGTTGCGGCAAGCGGGGACTTTTCACAGACGAACACTTGCGTAGGGACGCTGGCGGTAAGCGCCACATGCCAGGTCTCTATCGTCTTTACTCCTACGGTCGTAGGACAACGCACCGGAACGCTCACGCTGAGTGACAATGCAACGGGCAGCCCACAAACTGTTACCTTGAGTGGTGCGGGAGTGCAGCCGTTGACCCTCGGCGTTGGCACAGGAGGTTCCACAACTACGACTGTAACTGGTGGACAGACAGCGACTTACAATCTTTCTCTTTCGGGCAGCCCCGGATTCAGTGGTACGGTCGCGCTCACCTGTTCCGGTGCTCCACAGAATGCGACGTGTTCCATCGTTCCATCTACTGTGACCCTGCCAGGAGGTGGTTCGGCCAACTTCGCGGTGACAGTCTCTACCTCAGCTCAGACGGCCTATCTTGAGGCGAGATCAAACACCATCGTGGCCGGTCTCGGTCTGTTTTCATTGTTCACCGCACCAATATTCCTGCTCATTCGCAAGCGTCTCCCCACTCGCAAGTGGACTTCCACTCAAATCCAGATGCTATGTGCAGCGAGTGCACTGCTGATTACTCTCACTGCTTGTAGTGGTGGTTCCAAAGGAAGTTCGCAACCTGTAAGTCCTGCGGTGACGCCCCCTGGTACTTACGCTTTATCCGTCACCGCCGTGGCGGGGAACACTACAGTCTCTCAAAAGTTGACCCTTGTGGTTCAGTAG
- a CDS encoding TonB-dependent receptor — protein MRRNAAIEVKLSFHQNAPVSSSVRIARSNTSLLRAATGGSISGAITDRSGAVVVGAALKLVNTAQQTTYNTVSDKQGFYTFPNLPVGHYDIDIAAIGFNAQRKTGLSVDADSALRINASLEIGTRSDVVVVTSEAGVQVDTTATHLGEVVSGDQMTAIPLNGRSYTDLLAIQPGVAPISTLLPSSVIMAGVTGGLDPSGDANPGNLSINGQRESSNGFLVNGIDVQEHMNGGTSVIPNLDSIEEFRVLTANFDPEYGNYNGGIVTVVSKSGTNRFRGKAFEFFRNTNLDARGYFDRTRAPFNQNQFGGAIGGPI, from the coding sequence TTGAGGCGTAATGCTGCTATCGAAGTCAAGCTCTCCTTCCATCAAAACGCTCCTGTCTCTTCTAGCGTTCGCATCGCTCGTTCTAACACATCGCTTCTGCGAGCCGCAACCGGAGGCAGCATCTCCGGTGCCATCACCGACCGGAGCGGGGCCGTTGTCGTAGGAGCAGCGCTCAAGCTGGTCAACACCGCTCAGCAGACAACCTACAACACAGTCTCCGACAAACAGGGCTTCTACACCTTTCCAAATCTTCCAGTAGGTCACTACGACATTGACATCGCCGCGATAGGCTTCAACGCGCAGCGAAAAACCGGCCTGTCTGTAGACGCCGACTCCGCTCTACGCATCAACGCCTCCCTGGAAATCGGTACACGATCCGACGTCGTAGTCGTCACCAGCGAAGCCGGCGTTCAGGTCGACACCACCGCCACCCATCTGGGCGAAGTAGTCTCCGGAGATCAGATGACCGCTATCCCCCTCAACGGCCGCAGCTACACCGACCTGCTCGCCATCCAGCCCGGCGTCGCCCCTATCTCAACCCTTCTGCCCAGCTCCGTCATCATGGCCGGAGTCACTGGTGGCCTCGATCCCTCCGGCGACGCAAACCCCGGCAACCTCTCCATCAACGGTCAGCGCGAATCCTCCAACGGATTCCTGGTCAACGGAATAGACGTTCAGGAGCACATGAATGGAGGCACCTCCGTCATCCCGAACCTAGACTCCATCGAAGAGTTCCGCGTCCTCACCGCCAACTTCGATCCCGAGTATGGCAACTACAACGGCGGCATCGTCACCGTTGTCAGCAAATCAGGCACAAATCGCTTCCGCGGCAAAGCCTTCGAGTTCTTCCGCAACACCAACCTCGACGCCAGGGGCTACTTCGATCGAACCCGCGCCCCCTTCAATCAAAATCAGTTCGGCGGAGCCATCGGCGGCCCCATTTAG
- a CDS encoding AraC family transcriptional regulator codes for MTGFGGGTGSEGRGNGVLSRLDATPCHDPMRSKRISVLMEGESVPLLPGQPTTNNARSPWTGMMLERHRLGAVAIPEHEHTTFCLHLQSSGPVEMDWHSSGQKGCVRSDVGSLILLAPGTRDSLLWYGPSQRIVASLEPSLLSQAAEQIGIRGPCDFENQWSFQDEQLRLLLTEMEREMNAGWPMGSLYGDILGMSLSIALIKKYGLTSSAPARIKGGLSRPNLRRVQSYIEANLHRDIRLQELAALTDLSVFHFARSFRESSGSTPHQYIVSMRVQKAKTLLLRAEWTIQQVASATGFSDGGRFSKIFRKFTGISPTVWRRTV; via the coding sequence ATGACTGGGTTCGGTGGCGGGACAGGCAGCGAAGGTCGAGGAAACGGAGTGCTTAGTAGGCTCGACGCCACCCCTTGCCACGACCCGATGAGGTCGAAACGCATCTCCGTCTTGATGGAAGGGGAGTCGGTGCCTCTGCTCCCTGGACAACCCACTACCAATAACGCACGCTCACCCTGGACTGGCATGATGCTGGAGAGGCATCGCCTCGGCGCAGTAGCCATACCGGAACATGAGCACACAACGTTTTGTCTGCATCTTCAATCCAGTGGTCCGGTCGAGATGGACTGGCACAGCTCCGGACAGAAAGGCTGTGTCCGATCAGATGTTGGCAGCCTAATCCTACTGGCGCCGGGGACCCGAGACAGCCTGCTCTGGTATGGGCCTTCGCAGCGTATCGTGGCATCCCTGGAGCCATCGCTGCTTAGTCAGGCTGCCGAACAAATTGGTATCAGAGGGCCGTGCGACTTCGAAAATCAGTGGTCGTTTCAAGATGAACAGTTGCGTCTCCTGCTAACGGAGATGGAGCGAGAGATGAACGCAGGCTGGCCCATGGGATCTCTTTATGGAGATATATTGGGGATGTCCTTGTCGATAGCTCTCATCAAGAAGTATGGGCTTACTTCATCGGCCCCCGCCAGAATAAAAGGCGGGCTTTCGCGCCCGAATCTCCGGCGAGTGCAGTCATACATAGAAGCAAATCTGCATCGGGATATTCGCCTCCAGGAGTTGGCGGCCCTCACAGACTTAAGTGTCTTTCACTTCGCACGGTCTTTTAGGGAGAGTTCAGGATCCACGCCGCATCAATACATCGTGAGTATGAGAGTCCAGAAGGCGAAGACACTTCTCTTGCGAGCAGAGTGGACTATTCAACAGGTTGCTTCCGCTACCGGGTTTTCGGATGGAGGTCGGTTCTCGAAGATCTTCCGGAAGTTCACGGGGATAAGTCCGACCGTCTGGCGACGAACGGTTTAG
- a CDS encoding nuclear transport factor 2 family protein, with translation MSKEQAIALVPPFTQETAILKVRKAEDGWNSRNPEQVCLAYTLDSKWRNRSEFVNGREQIVQFLTRKWQKELDYRLIKELWAFGGSRIAVRFAYESHDATGQWYRSYGNENWEFDNDGVMHHRYACINDLPIKESERLFHWPLGRRPDDHPGLTELGL, from the coding sequence ATGAGCAAGGAACAGGCAATCGCACTCGTCCCGCCGTTCACGCAGGAGACGGCGATCCTTAAGGTACGCAAGGCCGAAGACGGCTGGAACTCGCGCAATCCCGAACAGGTTTGCCTTGCTTATACCCTTGACAGCAAGTGGCGCAATCGCTCTGAGTTCGTCAACGGACGAGAGCAGATCGTTCAGTTTCTCACTCGCAAATGGCAAAAGGAGTTGGATTATCGGCTCATCAAGGAGCTGTGGGCCTTTGGAGGCTCCCGCATCGCGGTTCGTTTTGCCTACGAATCGCATGACGCAACCGGCCAGTGGTACCGCTCTTACGGCAATGAAAACTGGGAGTTCGACAACGACGGCGTGATGCACCATCGTTATGCCTGCATCAACGATCTCCCTATCAAAGAGAGTGAGCGGCTCTTTCATTGGCCACTTGGCCGGCGCCCAGACGACCACCCGGGCCTTACGGAGCTTGGCCTTTAG
- a CDS encoding DUF4126 family protein codes for MFIIALAFLIGIVSGLRAMTAPAAVSWAARLGILPLQGTPLAFLGYAATPYIFTLLAIGELINDKLPKTPSRKVPPQFIARVISGAFAGAAVGAARQSLTFGLVAGAVGAVAGTLGGAAVRTKLGEVFGKDLPAALLEDAVAIILAIVVVTRLG; via the coding sequence ATGTTCATCATTGCGCTTGCATTTTTGATTGGTATTGTCTCCGGGCTCCGCGCTATGACCGCACCCGCGGCCGTAAGTTGGGCAGCCCGGCTGGGTATCTTGCCACTCCAGGGCACTCCTCTCGCCTTTTTAGGATATGCGGCGACACCCTACATCTTTACGCTCCTCGCTATCGGTGAGTTGATCAACGACAAACTGCCCAAGACTCCCAGCCGCAAGGTGCCTCCTCAATTCATCGCGCGGGTCATCAGCGGGGCGTTCGCTGGAGCGGCGGTGGGAGCAGCACGACAGTCGCTGACGTTCGGCCTTGTCGCCGGCGCCGTGGGCGCGGTTGCAGGCACACTTGGGGGCGCCGCCGTACGCACCAAACTTGGTGAGGTCTTTGGAAAAGATCTCCCTGCCGCCTTGCTTGAGGACGCCGTGGCGATCATACTTGCTATCGTGGTGGTTACGAGACTCGGATGA
- a CDS encoding FAD-containing oxidoreductase, translated as MKQSFDAIIVGAGQAGPSLAGRLTQAGWTVAIVERKLFGGTCVNNGCTPTKAMVASAHAAHIARRGSDFGVIRREPVSVDMKQVLARKDAIVMKSRTGIESWLRGMERCTVFTGTARFVSPNEIRVGDEVIHAKNIFLNVGARPAVPDMPGVHEVPFLTSTTVLDLDELPQHLIVVGGSYVGLEFAQMYRRFGAEVTVVERKARIIPNEDHDLSSGVQEILQSEGIQLRLDANCIRLENDGEGVAIGLDCLEGHPRVVGSRILLAVGRRPNTDDLGLAAAGVRTDERGYITADDQLQTSVAGIWALGDCNGRGAFTHTSYNDFEIVADNLLDKASRRVSDRIPVSALYVDPPLAQVGLTEMQVRKSGRAALIGTRPMTKVGRAVEKGESQGFMKILVDAESKKILGAAILGTGGDEAIHCILSTMYAGAPYTTLSHAVHIHPTVSELIPTMLQSMTPLR; from the coding sequence ATGAAACAGTCTTTCGACGCAATCATCGTTGGTGCCGGACAGGCAGGACCATCGTTGGCAGGCCGACTCACGCAGGCCGGCTGGACGGTCGCCATCGTCGAGCGCAAGCTATTCGGGGGCACCTGTGTAAACAACGGATGCACTCCGACCAAAGCCATGGTCGCGAGCGCGCATGCAGCGCATATTGCGCGCCGAGGAAGCGACTTCGGAGTCATACGACGCGAACCGGTGAGCGTTGATATGAAGCAAGTCCTGGCTCGCAAAGACGCCATCGTTATGAAGTCTCGAACAGGCATCGAAAGCTGGCTGCGAGGCATGGAGCGATGCACGGTCTTTACAGGGACTGCGCGCTTCGTGTCTCCGAATGAGATTCGGGTTGGCGACGAGGTGATTCACGCGAAGAATATCTTTCTGAACGTTGGCGCGAGGCCGGCTGTACCAGATATGCCTGGAGTCCACGAGGTTCCTTTTCTGACCAGCACGACCGTCCTCGATCTTGATGAACTGCCACAACACCTCATTGTCGTAGGTGGAAGCTACGTCGGGTTGGAATTTGCTCAGATGTATCGCCGCTTCGGCGCTGAGGTAACAGTTGTCGAACGCAAAGCGCGGATCATACCCAACGAGGATCACGACCTCTCATCCGGCGTTCAGGAGATCCTGCAGTCCGAGGGTATTCAGCTTCGTCTCGACGCAAACTGTATCCGACTTGAAAACGACGGCGAAGGAGTAGCGATCGGGCTCGACTGCCTTGAGGGTCATCCTAGGGTCGTAGGATCGCGGATCCTGCTTGCCGTTGGAAGACGGCCGAACACCGACGATCTTGGACTGGCAGCCGCTGGCGTGCGGACTGATGAGCGCGGCTACATCACTGCAGACGATCAGCTCCAAACCTCCGTTGCGGGAATCTGGGCGCTGGGAGATTGTAACGGTAGAGGAGCTTTTACTCATACCTCTTACAACGACTTTGAGATTGTTGCTGATAATCTCCTCGACAAGGCCTCGCGGCGAGTCAGTGACCGCATCCCTGTGAGCGCCCTTTACGTTGACCCGCCTCTGGCACAGGTCGGTCTCACCGAAATGCAGGTACGCAAGAGTGGACGCGCTGCCTTGATTGGAACTCGCCCAATGACGAAAGTTGGACGTGCCGTCGAGAAGGGAGAGTCGCAGGGTTTCATGAAGATACTAGTGGACGCAGAGAGCAAAAAAATTCTGGGAGCCGCCATCCTGGGAACCGGCGGAGACGAGGCCATTCACTGCATCCTGAGTACGATGTACGCAGGCGCCCCCTACACTACTCTCTCTCACGCGGTTCACATTCATCCGACGGTTTCGGAGCTGATTCCCACGATGCTCCAATCGATGACACCACTTAGGTGA
- a CDS encoding TOBE domain-containing protein, which produces MKPAVDSRQRYRRVSGRNQLAGKVVSIQIQGLLAEVVLSVGDTHVTAIITANAVRELQLKKGDLAAALIKSTDVMIERLDDPS; this is translated from the coding sequence ATGAAACCCGCAGTCGACTCGCGACAACGATATCGCCGGGTGAGCGGTAGAAATCAACTCGCCGGTAAGGTTGTGAGTATCCAGATACAAGGGCTGCTTGCCGAGGTTGTGCTCTCTGTAGGAGACACGCATGTCACGGCAATCATCACCGCAAATGCGGTTCGCGAGCTTCAGTTGAAGAAAGGCGATCTTGCAGCTGCTCTCATTAAGTCGACCGACGTAATGATTGAGCGCCTTGACGATCCCTCATAG
- a CDS encoding TonB-dependent receptor, with product MKLQRLSCAFFLFILIDGAIASAQIAADLKGRVLDPSGAAIANAPIELTESSTNLHQSTTTSSSGDYLFIHLNPGSYRVEVRTPGFKNLDREGVNVIVGQTVSLDLTLSPGGDRQTVTVNSDAPLLQAETSNIETNISGAYVAAIPLNTRNFIQLTTLAPGVELPPGTLLPRINGGRPRTNEYIYDGISALQPEPGQVAFFPILDDIAEFTIEANNVPAEFGRFNGGVVNVATRSGSNEVHGSLFEYLRNEDLNARNYFAPTGRKPEYRRNLYGATLGAPILRDRLFFFGDYQGIKQLIGRTLTSTIPTINERNGIFHNVSHIYNPTTTTIVNGKNVRQEFPGDVINIPFDPAAQALLARFPLPTNGNAANNYSRTANDADHQNQFDVRVDGAYGTRDHAFGRYTYYNEVEQPVTPLPDGSGLISGSALGTGGVPGLSNVRGQQAVANETHIFSPRMVNNLTGGYTRRSNNIIGPELDSTASATLGIPGIPTNAEFNNALPLFTLTGIQQLGPSASTFANFQTSVWQVVDTAVYTRGAHAIKAGIDFRWYQLNTVSPPNPTGSFAFTTTGTNQQGLVIAPGDKLTNGNSIASFLLGQVDIFQIDLQQAKLRPRDYIEEYFLQDDWKASNRLTLNIGARWTLHHPSTEKNNQGAVFNLGTQQLDYVGVDGNSRSARELHYGNVAPRVGFTYLATEKTVIHSGFGIVFIDQSGITTPFTIPQFPFIQSVTQKTQDSVNAAFALSHGPSVAPIPLTPNAGLGQSVYTADRTAGSGYVQQWNLAVQRAVTNNLSVEVAYVGSNIIHVGIPDSNLNQLTADQLAEGASLLTPVTNPYFGQLPPSSSLNTKNIAAAQLIKPYPRFQNVATYRHNSGTTNYNAIEAKAEQRFSHGISFLFAYTHSKLIDDASSVFSSTVLSSPNTSSLIAADTYRPYLERDSSNGDMPNVTSFSGIYDLPAGRNHRFASTGVGNAMLGGWSLNTILSLQSGMPVTVTQATNNNAFAGFSLQRPDIVGNPNLTAGQRTPAHYFNTAAFSTAPQFVIGTASRNPVRGPAYRDLDVSLIKRTRLVEKADLEFRAEMFNVTNTPEFAQPNGSFGSPAFGSITATTTDPRVVQFAIRLSR from the coding sequence ATGAAGCTTCAACGCCTTTCTTGCGCCTTTTTCCTCTTTATCTTGATAGATGGAGCCATTGCCTCCGCTCAAATCGCAGCGGATCTGAAGGGCCGCGTTCTCGATCCCTCTGGCGCCGCGATCGCAAACGCGCCGATTGAATTAACCGAGTCTTCCACGAACCTGCATCAGTCTACGACCACCTCCAGCTCCGGCGATTATCTTTTCATCCATCTCAACCCGGGCTCTTATCGTGTAGAAGTACGGACACCCGGGTTCAAAAATCTGGATCGCGAGGGCGTCAACGTCATCGTTGGACAGACGGTGAGCCTTGATCTCACGCTGAGTCCTGGAGGCGATCGACAAACTGTAACCGTCAATAGCGACGCGCCACTCCTGCAAGCGGAGACCAGCAATATCGAGACCAACATCTCCGGCGCCTATGTTGCCGCGATTCCACTCAATACAAGAAACTTCATTCAGCTCACGACACTGGCCCCGGGGGTCGAGTTGCCTCCCGGAACCTTGCTTCCTCGCATCAATGGCGGTCGCCCCCGTACCAATGAGTACATCTACGACGGCATCTCTGCGCTGCAGCCCGAACCTGGTCAAGTAGCCTTCTTTCCTATCCTCGACGACATTGCGGAATTCACCATCGAAGCCAATAACGTGCCGGCGGAGTTCGGCCGATTCAACGGTGGTGTGGTCAACGTTGCCACCCGGTCGGGCTCTAACGAGGTGCATGGCAGCCTCTTTGAATATCTTCGCAATGAAGATCTTAATGCCCGCAACTACTTCGCGCCGACGGGCCGCAAGCCTGAGTATCGTCGCAACCTCTATGGCGCTACACTCGGCGCGCCTATTCTCCGCGATCGTCTCTTCTTTTTCGGCGACTATCAAGGAATCAAGCAGCTCATCGGCCGCACCCTGACCTCGACGATCCCCACAATCAACGAACGCAACGGCATCTTCCACAATGTCTCGCATATCTACAATCCCACCACCACAACCATCGTCAATGGAAAGAATGTGAGGCAGGAATTTCCCGGAGACGTCATCAACATACCATTCGATCCTGCCGCCCAGGCTCTCCTTGCACGCTTTCCACTTCCGACCAACGGCAATGCCGCCAACAATTACAGCCGCACTGCAAACGACGCGGACCATCAGAATCAGTTTGACGTTCGCGTCGACGGTGCGTACGGTACTCGTGACCACGCCTTTGGCCGCTACACCTACTACAACGAAGTCGAGCAGCCCGTCACCCCGTTGCCCGATGGTAGCGGCCTCATCAGCGGATCAGCTCTCGGTACTGGCGGAGTCCCTGGACTCTCGAACGTGCGAGGACAACAGGCCGTCGCCAACGAGACCCATATCTTCTCCCCGAGGATGGTCAACAACCTCACGGGTGGGTACACCCGTCGCAGCAACAATATCATCGGTCCTGAACTCGACAGTACCGCCTCCGCCACGCTCGGCATCCCCGGCATCCCTACCAACGCAGAATTCAATAATGCCCTTCCCCTCTTTACGCTCACTGGCATCCAGCAGCTTGGTCCCTCAGCAAGCACCTTCGCGAACTTCCAGACCTCGGTTTGGCAGGTCGTCGACACGGCTGTCTACACACGCGGTGCCCACGCCATTAAGGCTGGCATCGACTTCCGTTGGTACCAACTCAATACTGTTTCGCCGCCCAACCCCACCGGCTCCTTTGCCTTCACCACCACCGGCACAAATCAACAGGGTCTTGTCATCGCCCCCGGCGATAAGCTCACCAACGGTAATTCCATCGCAAGCTTTCTTCTAGGACAGGTCGACATCTTTCAAATAGACCTGCAACAGGCTAAGCTCCGTCCTCGCGACTACATCGAGGAGTATTTTCTTCAAGACGACTGGAAGGCCTCCAATCGCCTAACACTCAACATCGGAGCGCGCTGGACCCTGCACCATCCCTCTACCGAAAAGAACAACCAAGGAGCTGTCTTCAACCTCGGGACGCAACAGCTTGACTACGTAGGCGTCGATGGAAACTCGCGCAGTGCCCGCGAACTCCACTACGGCAACGTTGCTCCTCGTGTGGGGTTCACCTATCTCGCGACCGAGAAGACGGTAATTCACTCTGGCTTTGGAATTGTCTTTATCGACCAGTCAGGGATCACAACTCCATTTACTATTCCCCAATTCCCTTTCATCCAAAGTGTTACGCAGAAGACTCAGGACAGCGTGAACGCCGCCTTTGCACTCTCGCACGGACCTTCCGTGGCTCCAATTCCACTTACTCCCAACGCCGGTCTTGGCCAAAGTGTATACACTGCCGATCGCACCGCCGGTTCGGGTTACGTCCAGCAGTGGAACCTCGCCGTCCAGCGCGCCGTGACTAACAATCTCTCTGTTGAGGTTGCATACGTAGGGTCGAACATTATTCACGTCGGTATCCCCGACTCGAATCTTAACCAGCTCACGGCCGATCAGCTAGCGGAGGGCGCTTCGCTCCTCACCCCAGTCACAAATCCTTACTTCGGCCAACTTCCGCCATCCAGTTCTCTGAATACGAAGAACATCGCTGCCGCACAACTCATCAAACCTTATCCTCGCTTCCAAAACGTTGCGACGTACCGCCATAACTCGGGAACCACCAACTACAACGCAATTGAGGCCAAGGCCGAACAACGCTTCTCGCACGGTATCTCCTTCCTCTTCGCCTATACTCACTCCAAACTCATCGATGATGCGTCTTCCGTCTTCTCCTCCACCGTTCTCTCCTCACCCAACACAAGCTCTCTCATCGCAGCGGACACCTACCGCCCTTATCTGGAACGCGACTCATCGAATGGCGATATGCCCAATGTAACCTCGTTCAGCGGCATCTACGATTTACCGGCTGGGCGAAACCATCGCTTCGCCTCGACCGGGGTAGGCAACGCGATGCTCGGAGGCTGGAGCTTGAATACCATCCTGTCGCTGCAATCGGGGATGCCGGTCACCGTCACACAGGCCACCAATAACAACGCTTTCGCAGGTTTTTCTCTTCAGCGCCCCGACATCGTTGGCAACCCCAATTTGACGGCCGGCCAGCGTACCCCCGCGCACTACTTCAACACTGCCGCATTCAGCACAGCCCCTCAATTCGTTATTGGCACCGCATCGCGCAACCCCGTGCGTGGCCCTGCCTACCGCGACCTGGATGTATCGCTCATCAAGCGAACCCGGCTGGTAGAAAAAGCTGACCTGGAGTTCCGCGCCGAGATGTTCAACGTTACCAATACGCCGGAGTTCGCGCAGCCCAACGGCAGTTTTGGTTCCCCCGCGTTCGGCAGCATCACCGCTACTACAACCGACCCTCGAGTCGTGCAATTCGCAATCAGACTAAGTAGATAG